A genomic region of Methanobacterium sp. SMA-27 contains the following coding sequences:
- a CDS encoding beta-CASP ribonuclease aCPSF1, translated as MGSEIQEIKNTIVQRLPNRVQVAKVEFEGPEVVIYTKNPEIITENGDLIRDLAKDIRKRIIIRSDKSVLTEPEKTIDRIHEIVPEEAKITNISFDEVTCEVIIEARKPGLVIGKYGSTSREIIKKTGWSPKILRTPPITSEVIQRVRRTLRKNSKERKKILQTLGNRIHRELTSENEWTRLTALGGFREVGRSSLFLQTTNSKILLDCGVNVAGSDDKSSYPYLNVPEFVLDDLDAVIISHAHLDHSGFLPYLYHYGYEGPVYCTTPTRDLMTLLQLDHIDIAHREDNPLPFNIKHVKKSIKHTITLDYGEVTDIAPDIRLTLHNAGHILGSAITHMHIGDGQHNFVYTGDFKYERSRLLEPAVSKFPRIESMVMESTYGGHDDVQPTRNDAEKELVKTIYRTLERGGKVLMPVFAVGRAQELMIVLDEYIRHGIIEEVPVYIDGMIWEATAIHTARPEYLSKDLRDQIFHMGRNPFISEVFHKVNGGNERQEIVEGEPAIILSTSGMLTGGNSVEYFKQLCGDERNSLVFVGYQAEGSLGRRLQKGWKEIPLKEDGKTNVYNVKMHIKTIEGFSGHSDRRQLMEYVRRLSPKPEKIMICHGDNYKTLDLASSIYRSYKIETKTPMNLETIRIQ; from the coding sequence ATGGGTTCAGAGATTCAAGAAATTAAAAATACAATAGTACAAAGATTACCTAATAGAGTACAAGTGGCAAAGGTCGAATTTGAAGGTCCGGAAGTGGTTATATACACAAAAAATCCGGAGATAATAACAGAAAATGGGGACCTAATAAGAGATTTAGCAAAGGATATAAGGAAGAGAATAATTATCAGATCAGATAAATCCGTGCTAACAGAACCTGAAAAAACAATAGACAGGATCCACGAGATTGTACCCGAAGAAGCAAAAATAACTAACATATCCTTTGATGAGGTTACCTGTGAAGTAATTATAGAAGCAAGGAAACCCGGGCTTGTTATAGGAAAATATGGTTCAACATCAAGAGAAATAATAAAAAAAACCGGATGGTCCCCCAAGATATTACGAACTCCACCCATTACCTCAGAAGTTATCCAGAGGGTTAGAAGGACTTTGAGAAAAAACAGTAAAGAACGTAAAAAAATTCTTCAAACCTTAGGTAACAGAATTCACAGAGAATTAACTTCTGAAAATGAATGGACTCGTTTAACTGCTCTTGGAGGATTTAGGGAAGTGGGAAGATCCTCTCTGTTTTTACAGACTACAAACAGCAAAATTCTCCTTGATTGCGGAGTAAATGTAGCAGGATCGGATGATAAAAGTTCATATCCATATCTTAATGTACCTGAATTCGTATTAGATGATCTTGACGCAGTAATAATTTCACATGCACACCTTGATCACTCCGGATTTTTACCCTACCTTTATCATTATGGTTACGAAGGTCCAGTATACTGTACAACACCAACAAGGGATCTTATGACCCTTTTACAGCTCGATCATATTGACATAGCACACAGGGAGGATAATCCTCTTCCATTCAATATTAAACATGTTAAAAAGAGTATCAAACACACAATAACTTTAGATTATGGAGAAGTAACAGATATAGCTCCTGATATTAGACTTACTCTACACAATGCAGGTCATATACTTGGTTCTGCCATAACACACATGCATATAGGTGATGGCCAGCACAACTTCGTTTACACAGGCGACTTTAAGTATGAAAGGAGCAGGCTCCTTGAACCAGCAGTTTCCAAATTCCCACGAATAGAATCAATGGTAATGGAAAGTACATACGGAGGGCACGATGATGTTCAACCAACACGTAATGATGCTGAAAAGGAACTTGTGAAAACCATTTACAGAACACTTGAACGTGGCGGGAAAGTTCTTATGCCCGTGTTTGCAGTTGGAAGAGCCCAGGAACTCATGATAGTTCTAGACGAATATATCAGACATGGAATAATTGAGGAAGTTCCAGTGTATATCGATGGAATGATTTGGGAAGCAACAGCCATCCATACTGCAAGACCAGAATATTTAAGCAAAGATCTGCGAGATCAGATTTTCCATATGGGAAGAAACCCTTTCATTTCTGAAGTTTTCCATAAGGTTAATGGTGGAAATGAAAGACAAGAAATTGTTGAGGGTGAACCTGCAATTATTTTGTCAACTTCGGGTATGTTAACAGGTGGTAATTCTGTAGAATACTTCAAACAGCTCTGTGGAGATGAAAGAAACTCCCTTGTGTTTGTTGGATACCAAGCAGAAGGATCTCTTGGAAGAAGGCTTCAGAAGGGTTGGAAAGAAATACCACTCAAAGAAGATGGGAAAACCAATGTTTACAATGTTAAAATGCATATTAAAACCATTGAAGGATTCAGTGGGCATTCAGACAGAAGACAACTTATGGAGTATGTTAGAAGATTATCCCCAAAACCAGAGAAGATAATGATCTGCCATGGAGATAACTATAAAACATTGGATCTTGCATCAAGCATTTACCGGAGTTATAAAATAGAAACTAAAACCCCTATGAATCTTGAAACCATAAGAATTCAATAA
- the purM gene encoding phosphoribosylformylglycinamidine cyclo-ligase, whose protein sequence is MVTYSESGVDISLEEITVSALISKLKETLNYRDIITDSGHFAALVKLGDRAIAMSTDGVGSKILVAEMMEKYDTVGIDCIAMVVNDILCVGAEPIAMVDYLAVEKPDPEIAEQIGEGLKEGCNQAKVAMIGGETASLPEIVRNFDLAGTGIGIVDVNNIITGENIADGDVLIGIESSGIHSNGLSLARKVFFQENSYNIDDILPTDPKTSVGEELLKPTIIYVKPIMELLKTDVEVHGLAHITGGGFTNLKRLKNGMSYDIEALPEPKPIFQAMNSLGVPIEEMYRVFNMGIGFIVVVKAEDKEKTINTLEKYNHAYLIGRAKEDSREKVTIKTFQESIITL, encoded by the coding sequence ATGGTAACCTATTCAGAATCCGGAGTTGACATCAGTCTCGAAGAGATCACAGTATCAGCACTAATCTCAAAACTGAAGGAAACCCTCAATTATAGAGACATTATTACAGACTCAGGACACTTTGCAGCCCTTGTTAAACTAGGAGACAGAGCCATAGCTATGAGCACAGACGGGGTTGGAAGCAAAATATTAGTGGCTGAGATGATGGAAAAATATGACACTGTTGGAATAGATTGCATTGCAATGGTTGTAAATGACATTCTCTGTGTTGGAGCAGAACCAATAGCAATGGTAGACTATCTTGCTGTTGAAAAACCAGACCCTGAAATAGCTGAACAGATAGGAGAAGGTCTTAAAGAAGGATGTAATCAAGCCAAAGTAGCTATGATAGGTGGTGAAACTGCCAGCCTTCCTGAAATAGTTAGAAACTTTGATCTTGCTGGAACAGGAATAGGTATCGTTGATGTGAATAACATAATTACGGGCGAAAATATTGCAGATGGTGATGTTTTAATTGGAATTGAGAGTAGTGGAATTCACAGTAACGGCCTCAGCCTAGCAAGAAAGGTTTTCTTCCAAGAAAACAGTTATAATATCGATGATATACTCCCGACTGATCCTAAAACTTCGGTGGGGGAAGAACTGCTTAAACCAACTATTATCTATGTAAAACCTATAATGGAACTTTTAAAAACAGATGTAGAAGTTCATGGGCTTGCACATATAACTGGTGGAGGTTTCACAAATCTTAAAAGACTTAAAAACGGGATGAGTTATGATATTGAAGCCCTTCCAGAACCCAAACCCATATTTCAAGCAATGAATTCGCTTGGAGTCCCAATAGAAGAAATGTATCGTGTTTTTAACATGGGAATAGGTTTTATTGTAGTTGTAAAGGCTGAAGATAAAGAAAAGACAATAAATACTTTAGAAAAATACAATCATGCTTATTTAATTGGTAGAGCTAAAGAGGACTCACGGGAGAAAGTTACAATTAAAACATTCCAAGAAAGTATTATCACATTATAA
- the comC gene encoding L-sulfolactate dehydrogenase, which yields MNITAEQERAIIIGILKNLNVADDDATIVADVTVDADLKGFSSHGIGRFPQYLKGLKAGTIDPEAEVNIENETVSMALINGNHKFGHVVTYTAMELAIEKAKETGIGVVGVHDSNHFGVAGYYSDMAIMEDMIGIVIANTDPAVAPIGGKKPIIGTNPIAIGIPSNKHYVSVDMATSASARGKLLEAKRKGEMIPENVALDVDGNPTIDPEAALKGSILPFGAHKGYALSFMIEILAGPLVRAAFGKQVTGTANPEKMCTKGDLVMALDPSKFSDIDTFKEEVDEFINEVKGSGNVFIPGDMEVRNIKDRKENGIAIDNVLMDQIIAISKEVSFDLESILGN from the coding sequence ATGAATATAACAGCAGAACAGGAAAGGGCAATCATAATAGGGATCTTAAAAAATTTAAATGTTGCAGATGATGATGCAACCATTGTAGCAGATGTAACAGTTGATGCTGATCTCAAAGGATTTTCGTCTCATGGAATTGGAAGGTTTCCACAATATTTAAAGGGCCTAAAAGCAGGGACTATCGATCCTGAAGCAGAAGTAAACATTGAAAATGAAACAGTTTCAATGGCTCTTATAAACGGTAATCATAAATTTGGTCATGTAGTTACATATACTGCAATGGAACTTGCTATCGAAAAAGCAAAAGAAACAGGTATCGGAGTTGTAGGTGTGCATGATTCAAACCATTTCGGTGTTGCAGGATACTACTCGGACATGGCAATAATGGAAGACATGATAGGAATTGTTATTGCAAATACAGATCCTGCAGTTGCACCAATTGGAGGGAAGAAACCAATTATTGGAACAAATCCAATAGCAATAGGAATTCCTTCTAATAAACATTATGTTTCGGTTGATATGGCAACATCTGCTTCTGCAAGGGGAAAACTTTTAGAAGCCAAGCGTAAAGGAGAAATGATACCTGAAAATGTTGCTCTTGATGTGGATGGAAACCCAACCATAGACCCTGAAGCAGCCCTTAAAGGGTCAATATTGCCGTTTGGAGCACATAAAGGTTATGCATTATCATTTATGATTGAAATACTTGCAGGACCACTTGTTAGAGCAGCATTTGGTAAACAAGTTACAGGAACAGCTAACCCTGAGAAAATGTGTACTAAAGGAGATCTTGTTATGGCTTTGGATCCTTCAAAGTTCTCCGACATTGATACATTTAAAGAAGAAGTTGATGAATTCATAAATGAAGTCAAAGGATCTGGAAATGTTTTCATTCCTGGAGATATGGAAGTCAGGAATATAAAAGATCGCAAGGAAAATGGAATTGCCATTGACAATGTCCTTATGGATCAGATCATAGCAATATCCAAAGAAGTATCCTTTGATCTGGAATCTATTTTAGGTAATTAA
- the comD gene encoding sulfopyruvate decarboxylase subunit alpha translates to MDSSEAVYNALKKSGIDFVVSLPCVNLGKIMKMVDSDQDIVHVPVTREEEGFGICAGAFIGGKSPAMLMQNSGLGNSVNVLASLFELYKLPVMIIMSHRGTEGEFMSAQIPMGKATPKVLDALEIPYFNPKTPDDALNIIPKAWQIAKTKGTPIGILLDIKFW, encoded by the coding sequence TTGGACAGTAGTGAAGCAGTTTACAATGCACTAAAAAAATCTGGAATAGACTTTGTGGTATCACTACCATGTGTAAATTTGGGTAAGATAATGAAGATGGTAGATTCAGACCAGGACATAGTACATGTGCCTGTTACAAGGGAAGAAGAAGGGTTTGGAATCTGCGCTGGTGCATTTATAGGCGGTAAATCCCCAGCCATGCTCATGCAGAATTCAGGGCTGGGTAACTCTGTAAATGTGCTTGCATCATTGTTTGAACTTTATAAACTGCCTGTTATGATAATAATGAGCCACAGAGGCACTGAAGGGGAATTCATGAGTGCTCAAATTCCAATGGGGAAAGCAACACCAAAGGTTTTGGATGCCCTGGAAATTCCATATTTCAATCCTAAAACTCCTGATGATGCTTTAAATATTATCCCAAAAGCATGGCAAATTGCAAAAACAAAAGGCACCCCTATAGGTATACTCTTGGATATTAAATTCTGGTAG
- the comE gene encoding sulfopyruvate decarboxylase subunit beta, with product MERIEAIQKISSELTNELVICNIGFPSRELFHVKDSSTHFYMLGSMGLASSIGLGLAISTSKKVIVFDGDGSVLMNLGSLVTIFNQNPKNLILIVLDNECYGSTGSQCTYASTVDLGKVAKAVGFKTIFFFKNNTEMNLEEVLKSEGPIFVHFKVKKGNANVPVIPMEPVEIRDRFMDEIKKQE from the coding sequence ATGGAAAGAATAGAAGCCATCCAAAAAATATCATCCGAATTAACAAACGAACTGGTTATATGCAATATTGGATTCCCTTCAAGGGAACTCTTCCATGTGAAAGACTCATCTACTCATTTTTATATGTTGGGCTCAATGGGACTTGCATCGTCAATTGGTCTTGGATTAGCGATTTCAACTAGCAAGAAAGTGATAGTCTTTGATGGAGATGGATCAGTTCTAATGAATCTAGGAAGTTTAGTTACAATATTCAATCAAAACCCTAAAAATTTAATATTAATAGTTTTGGACAATGAATGCTACGGTTCAACAGGATCCCAGTGTACATATGCATCAACAGTTGATCTTGGAAAAGTTGCCAAAGCAGTTGGATTTAAAACCATATTTTTCTTCAAAAACAATACAGAAATGAATTTAGAAGAAGTTTTAAAATCAGAAGGACCCATATTTGTCCATTTTAAGGTTAAAAAAGGGAATGCAAATGTGCCTGTTATCCCAATGGAACCTGTTGAAATAAGAGACAGATTTATGGATGAAATAAAAAAACAAGAATAA
- a CDS encoding aldo/keto reductase, protein MLYRNLGSTGEKISILGYGCMRLPVKNGQYNNVDSVNAIHLIRKAIDNGVNYIDTAYPYHNGHSETVIADALKNGYRDKVFISDKLPSWLIQKREDMDHYLQEQLERLQTEQIDFYLLHSIKEDYWSKLESLGVLEFLDEAVADGRIKYTGFSFHGELELFFDVIDSYNWDVCQVQYNIVDENYQAGIEGIRYASSNGVGVVIMEPLRGGTLVKTIPTEVQDIWDESPVKRSPVEWALKYLWDKKEIDVVLSGMSNNNDLDENLKIAEEGFTNSLTPDEKEIIKEVRTVYRFRKQVDCTQCGYCMPCPQGVDIPGNFLQLNHSYMFQDTENSRMNYYMLLKDNERASKCNKCGECEKLCPQMIPIQSTLETVRKTFE, encoded by the coding sequence ATGCTCTATCGTAATCTTGGATCAACTGGAGAAAAAATATCTATATTGGGTTATGGTTGTATGCGTCTGCCAGTTAAAAATGGACAGTACAATAATGTGGATAGTGTTAATGCAATTCATTTGATACGTAAAGCCATAGATAATGGTGTTAATTACATTGATACTGCTTATCCATATCATAATGGTCATAGCGAAACTGTAATTGCAGATGCGCTTAAAAATGGCTATAGGGATAAAGTTTTTATTTCTGATAAATTACCTTCGTGGTTAATCCAAAAAAGGGAAGATATGGACCATTATCTTCAAGAACAGCTGGAACGGCTTCAAACGGAACAAATCGATTTTTATTTGCTGCATTCTATTAAGGAAGATTATTGGTCCAAATTAGAATCTCTAGGAGTTTTAGAATTTTTAGATGAGGCTGTAGCGGATGGAAGAATAAAATATACTGGTTTTTCATTTCATGGGGAACTAGAATTATTTTTTGATGTTATTGACTCCTACAATTGGGATGTATGTCAAGTACAGTATAACATTGTTGATGAGAATTATCAGGCGGGAATAGAAGGAATACGTTATGCGTCGAGTAATGGTGTAGGTGTGGTAATAATGGAACCATTAAGGGGAGGAACATTGGTAAAAACCATACCTACCGAAGTTCAAGATATATGGGACGAATCACCAGTTAAAAGAAGCCCTGTTGAATGGGCTTTGAAGTATCTTTGGGATAAAAAAGAAATTGATGTAGTTCTAAGTGGTATGAGTAATAATAATGACCTTGATGAAAACCTGAAAATTGCTGAAGAAGGATTCACCAATTCACTAACACCCGATGAGAAGGAGATTATCAAAGAAGTTCGAACAGTTTACAGATTTAGAAAACAGGTTGATTGTACTCAATGTGGTTACTGTATGCCCTGTCCACAGGGGGTGGATATACCTGGAAATTTTCTGCAGTTGAACCATTCATATATGTTTCAGGACACTGAAAACTCTAGAATGAATTATTATATGTTATTAAAAGACAATGAAAGAGCATCTAAATGTAATAAATGTGGAGAATGTGAAAAATTATGTCCCCAAATGATCCCAATTCAAAGTACTCTTGAAACTGTTCGTAAAACTTTTGAATAA
- the hisE gene encoding phosphoribosyl-ATP diphosphatase — protein MNNNKDTIIREVYSVLEKRRDQPIDSYTSKIMRDSDKCAEDKILEKIGEESAELIIASKNNENLVYEATDLIFHTLLLLVYKGVDINELYTEFERRRD, from the coding sequence ATGAATAACAATAAAGACACAATAATAAGAGAGGTTTACAGTGTTTTGGAGAAAAGGCGTGATCAACCAATTGATTCTTACACATCTAAGATCATGAGGGACAGCGATAAATGTGCAGAGGACAAGATACTAGAAAAGATAGGTGAAGAATCTGCAGAACTGATAATTGCATCCAAAAACAATGAAAATCTGGTCTATGAAGCAACTGACCTGATTTTCCATACTTTACTCCTTTTAGTTTATAAAGGAGTTGATATTAATGAATTATACACAGAATTTGAAAGAAGAAGGGATTAA
- a CDS encoding CBS domain-containing protein: MTSSALVKDYMTKEVITVTPETPNEEVIMLMKGTGHDGFPVRTNGEVIGMVTAFDLLLKEWLPYVKDIMSTDIVVADHEMPINDAARVMFRMGISRLPVIDKDAKLVGILTNTDIVRSHIERSTPMKVEYFKKTLEQLYEIKTKVVRKKVPIDKVRPTQDKIYADELQGRTYEIKRGLAEPTIIAQSGDRYILVDGHHRTAAARKLGCKDIDSYVIKLDKDIHLGLEKTADKNGIFSFKDIEVIDDAQHPLIAITSSLRKEARK; encoded by the coding sequence ATGACGAGCTCAGCTCTTGTGAAAGATTACATGACTAAAGAAGTTATCACAGTAACTCCAGAAACTCCTAACGAGGAAGTAATAATGCTTATGAAGGGAACTGGACACGATGGATTTCCAGTCAGAACCAATGGTGAAGTTATAGGAATGGTAACAGCCTTTGACCTTCTCCTTAAAGAATGGTTACCCTATGTTAAAGACATAATGTCAACAGACATCGTTGTTGCAGACCATGAAATGCCAATAAATGATGCCGCAAGAGTAATGTTTAGAATGGGAATATCTAGACTTCCAGTAATAGATAAGGATGCAAAACTGGTGGGAATTCTTACAAATACCGATATTGTACGTTCACATATCGAAAGATCGACCCCCATGAAAGTCGAATATTTCAAAAAAACCTTGGAACAGCTCTACGAAATAAAAACCAAAGTTGTAAGAAAGAAAGTTCCAATTGATAAGGTGAGACCTACACAGGACAAAATATATGCCGATGAACTCCAGGGAAGAACTTATGAAATTAAAAGAGGTCTTGCAGAACCAACAATAATTGCACAATCTGGAGATAGATATATACTAGTAGATGGGCACCATAGAACTGCAGCAGCACGTAAACTTGGATGTAAAGATATAGATTCTTATGTAATTAAGCTGGATAAAGATATCCACCTTGGACTTGAAAAGACAGCAGATAAGAATGGAATATTCTCATTCAAAGACATTGAAGTCATAGACGATGCTCAGCACCCTCTAATTGCAATCACCAGCAGTCTTCGAAAGGAGGCCAGAAAATGA
- a CDS encoding DUF504 domain-containing protein, translating to MARNIINMVLWHPGMEINEIKISYIHRGAPGNLKQINGIYIERIERGFLILREGTQIPYHRIVKIENKNKILYKK from the coding sequence ATGGCAAGAAACATAATTAACATGGTTCTATGGCATCCTGGAATGGAGATCAATGAAATTAAAATATCTTATATACACAGAGGTGCTCCAGGAAATCTTAAACAGATCAATGGAATTTACATTGAAAGAATTGAAAGGGGATTTTTAATATTGAGGGAAGGAACTCAAATTCCATACCATAGAATAGTAAAAATTGAAAATAAGAATAAAATTTTATATAAAAAATAA
- the gatB gene encoding Asp-tRNA(Asn)/Glu-tRNA(Gln) amidotransferase subunit GatB, with amino-acid sequence MKCGLEIHVQLETDSKLFCTCHTNYKDAPANSNICPVCLNQPGAKPYPPNKAALDGAIKIALMLGCEISPEVTYFQRKHYDYPDLSSGYQRTSIPIGDQGELNGVRIYDVHIEEDPGQYKPDLGIVDFNRSGIPLIEIVTEPDMKSPEAARKFLRELIRVLEYSGSARGEGTMRADVNISIEGGKRAEIKNINSIKGAYKALQFEMVRQKNLLKRGIEIKQETRAFLESQMITVPMRLKEEAEDYRYIPDPDLPPMLAEKDRIETIREEMPEPSHIKTDRFVCEYGISKDNAKVITSELDLADAFEEVVKSIDPEFAALWMRDELKRVIYYNKMNFKESEITPAQIVDLLQMLQDKKITAKAGKRIMEKLPKNHEMPSQIAEKLGLTGVVDEDIVLKAVKQVVNENPEAVSDYYEGKKNAMNFLIGQVMRITRGKADPGETHKLLEAELKE; translated from the coding sequence ATGAAATGCGGACTGGAAATTCATGTTCAGCTTGAAACTGATTCCAAATTATTCTGTACATGTCATACCAATTATAAGGATGCTCCTGCTAATTCAAATATTTGTCCTGTATGTTTGAACCAGCCTGGAGCAAAACCATACCCCCCAAATAAAGCAGCCCTTGATGGTGCCATTAAGATTGCTTTAATGTTGGGTTGTGAAATATCGCCTGAAGTAACCTACTTCCAGCGTAAACACTATGATTATCCTGATCTTTCATCTGGCTACCAGAGAACATCTATACCTATAGGGGACCAGGGAGAACTGAATGGAGTAAGAATTTATGATGTTCATATTGAAGAGGATCCTGGTCAATACAAACCCGATCTTGGAATTGTTGATTTCAACAGATCAGGAATACCACTCATTGAAATAGTTACAGAACCAGATATGAAGTCTCCTGAGGCAGCTAGAAAATTTCTCAGAGAATTGATCAGAGTGTTAGAGTACAGTGGAAGTGCACGTGGTGAAGGAACAATGCGTGCTGACGTCAATATATCCATTGAAGGTGGAAAAAGGGCAGAAATAAAGAATATAAATTCAATAAAAGGTGCTTACAAAGCATTACAGTTTGAAATGGTACGCCAGAAAAATCTACTTAAAAGAGGAATTGAGATAAAACAGGAAACAAGAGCATTTTTGGAATCGCAGATGATTACTGTTCCAATGCGTCTAAAAGAAGAAGCAGAAGATTACAGATACATACCTGATCCAGATCTTCCCCCAATGCTCGCTGAAAAGGACAGAATTGAAACAATACGCGAGGAAATGCCTGAACCCTCTCACATTAAGACAGACAGATTTGTTTGTGAATATGGGATCAGTAAAGATAATGCTAAGGTCATTACATCTGAATTGGATCTTGCAGATGCATTTGAAGAAGTTGTAAAGTCTATAGATCCAGAATTTGCTGCTCTTTGGATGAGAGATGAACTTAAGCGGGTGATTTACTACAACAAAATGAACTTCAAGGAGAGTGAAATAACGCCTGCACAAATAGTTGATCTCCTTCAAATGCTTCAAGATAAGAAGATCACGGCCAAAGCAGGTAAGAGGATCATGGAGAAACTTCCTAAAAATCATGAAATGCCCTCCCAGATCGCTGAAAAATTAGGGTTAACCGGTGTTGTTGATGAAGATATTGTTCTCAAGGCAGTGAAACAGGTTGTAAATGAAAATCCCGAAGCAGTTTCAGATTATTATGAGGGAAAGAAAAATGCTATGAACTTCCTTATAGGTCAGGTAATGAGAATTACACGCGGAAAGGCAGATCCTGGTGAAACTCACAAGCTTTTAGAGGCAGAACTTAAGGAATAA
- a CDS encoding radical SAM protein, translated as MNLINKIKNHQTIELLQEANKITIAEHGKQITLERAIFLSWWCDKGDCAFCYMSSQKPKIKEPEKARRKVESILAEAEITRRMGWNIEFLSGGYGSFKTPEIKNIAEKIFSITGKPVWLNLGITKELEIYGDEIAGITGAVEIANPDLHQSICPSKSLEDIIEMLELAGEFGFKKAITIILGLGEKPEDTKYLWKLIEEMGIDRVTFYSLNPHKDTIYENSPQPASLYYANVVAATRIKFPLLEIVTGTWIDNLANIGPLILAGANGLTKFPLFKMYGTRYGKRVEEEVEWAGRYLQGTFTDLEILQESNVQHADLEPFIKRYIDGVTKNVKK; from the coding sequence ATGAACCTTATCAACAAGATCAAAAATCATCAGACTATTGAACTTCTTCAAGAGGCCAATAAAATCACTATTGCAGAACATGGAAAACAAATCACATTAGAAAGGGCAATTTTTCTTTCATGGTGGTGTGATAAAGGCGATTGTGCATTTTGTTATATGTCATCGCAAAAGCCCAAAATTAAAGAGCCAGAAAAAGCCCGTAGAAAAGTTGAATCCATACTTGCGGAGGCAGAAATCACCCGCAGAATGGGGTGGAATATAGAATTTCTTTCTGGGGGGTATGGTTCGTTCAAAACTCCTGAGATAAAAAATATCGCCGAAAAAATATTTTCAATAACTGGAAAACCAGTTTGGTTAAACCTTGGAATAACCAAGGAACTTGAAATATATGGTGATGAAATAGCAGGAATAACAGGGGCTGTTGAAATTGCAAACCCAGATCTTCATCAAAGTATTTGCCCTAGCAAGTCTTTAGAGGATATAATTGAAATGCTTGAGTTGGCAGGTGAATTTGGGTTTAAAAAGGCAATCACAATAATATTGGGTCTAGGAGAAAAACCAGAGGATACAAAATATCTTTGGAAGCTTATTGAAGAAATGGGAATAGATAGAGTCACATTTTATTCATTGAATCCTCATAAAGACACCATATATGAAAATTCGCCACAACCTGCATCATTGTACTATGCCAATGTGGTAGCTGCAACAAGAATAAAATTTCCACTTTTAGAGATAGTTACTGGTACATGGATAGATAATCTTGCCAACATAGGGCCATTGATTCTTGCAGGTGCAAATGGCCTAACAAAATTTCCATTGTTCAAGATGTATGGAACTAGATATGGTAAAAGAGTTGAAGAAGAAGTTGAATGGGCAGGAAGATATCTACAAGGGACCTTTACAGACCTTGAAATATTACAGGAATCCAATGTTCAGCATGCAGATCTTGAACCATTTATAAAAAGATATATAGATGGCGTTACTAAGAATGTGAAAAAATAA
- the hjc gene encoding Holliday junction resolvase Hjc: protein MSKTGSREERELVKMLWGANCAAMRAPASGGATKKPLPDVIAGNGTTYLAIEVKSTSLERIYINSEKIDGLKEFADIFGAKPYIGVKFLRKKWRFICLEDLYITKNNNYRVNLDLAFDKGLEFDEIIGRDKQVKFS, encoded by the coding sequence ATGAGTAAAACAGGATCAAGGGAAGAAAGAGAACTTGTAAAGATGCTTTGGGGTGCTAACTGTGCCGCCATGAGAGCACCAGCTTCGGGAGGAGCAACAAAAAAACCTCTTCCAGATGTTATAGCTGGCAATGGGACCACATATCTAGCTATAGAGGTTAAATCGACTTCATTAGAAAGAATATATATAAATTCAGAGAAAATAGATGGGCTCAAAGAATTTGCTGATATATTTGGTGCTAAACCCTATATTGGTGTAAAGTTTCTAAGAAAAAAATGGAGATTTATTTGTCTTGAAGATCTGTATATAACCAAAAATAACAACTACCGTGTGAATCTAGACCTTGCATTTGATAAAGGTCTTGAATTTGATGAAATAATTGGAAGGGATAAACAAGTTAAATTTAGTTAA